A window from Centropristis striata isolate RG_2023a ecotype Rhode Island chromosome 4, C.striata_1.0, whole genome shotgun sequence encodes these proteins:
- the LOC131970086 gene encoding zinc finger protein ZFP2-like isoform X2 has product MLVREAMRKIHAIFSQLSSVLQNENKSLKAEVERLESELNTTTEDFQNARTWRENVLNGCPVLFEQSGLLCTLKPFGKLKRNTDELTEAETETAAAAAGMESVFISGSDDGEATKDVLSPANRQDAAAVCTQTNTAESKNAEGQVRARGKVFVCDVCNKSFNRQFHLKKHMNSHKEQRPFSCDQCPRKFRNMETFEYHLLRHEEMKYDTFKCQTCERTFKTNMQLKTHQLVHTDVRPFICSTCGKAFKTKRNLHAHQVVHTVEKPHKCSVCGEGFRYAFTLQCHQSVHTGEHPYKCTVCGKAFVKKRSLRTHQSVHRGKTFTCETCGAGFTLQHNLKRHIRIHTGEKPFTCKVCGKSFIQDNKLKAHMLLHGASKSFMCDLCGKTFLYNCQLQKHQKVTHDERQGQIVRRRTPDRAHRRVICRQDRTTIDVTPFSCKTCRKGFDTASSLKRHELIHTGPMQYNCDKCGKSFFYKATYDYHQRIHSGERPFGCDVCGKRFIILQALKSHKLQHSGEKPYKCEQCGKAFRIYTNYRRHLRVHTGEKPYECEVCGVRFRQLGHVKFHMQVHTGEKPYYCSSCGLGFSDSRLLKRHNCAEKCQKM; this is encoded by the exons ATGTTGGTACGGGAGGCAATGAGAAAGATCCATGCCATTTTCTCCCAACTGTCCTCTGTGCTGCAAAACGAAAACAAGAGTCTGAAGGCCGAAGTGGAGCGGCTGGAGAGCGAGCTGAACACGACGACTGAAGACTTTCAGAACGCCAGAACATGGAGAGAAAATGTCCTGAACGGCTGTCCGGTCCTGTTTGAGCAGAGCGGCTTGCTCTGTACGTTGAAGCCTTTTGGGAAGTTGAAAAGAAACACAGATGAACTAACAgaggcagaaacagaaacagctgctgctgctgctgggatgGAGAGTG ttttcatttctgGTTCAGATGATGGAGAGGCAACGAAGGACGTGTTATCACCAGCTAACAGACAAG ACGCTGCAGCAGTTTGTAcccaaacaaacacagcagaaTCCAAAAATGCTGAGGGCCAAGTCAGAGCGAGAGGGAAAGTCTTTGTGTGTGACGTCTGCAACAAGAGCTTCAACCGACAGTTTCATCTAAAGAAGCACATGAACTCTCACAAAGAACAGAGGCCGTTCTCCTGCGACCAGTGCCCCAGAAAATTCAGGAATATGGAAACTTTTGAGTATCACCTTCTGCGGCACGAGGAGATGAAGTACGATACGTTCAAGTGTCAGACCTGTGAGAGGACGTTTAAAACAAATATGCAGCTGAAGACGCACCAGCTGGTTCACACAGACGTCAGGCCGTTTATCTGCTCCACTTGTGGGAAAGCCTTCAAAACCAAACGCAACCTGCACGCTCACCAGGTCGTTCACACAGTGGAAAAGCCACACAAATGCAGCGTGTGCGGGGAAGGTTTCAGGTACGCCTTCACGCTGCAGTGCCATCAAAGCGTTCATACCGGCGAACATCCTTACAAATGCACCGTGTGTGGCAAAGCTTTCGTAAAGAAGAGGTCGCTGAGGACGCACCAGTCGGTCCACAGAGGGAAAACGTTCACATGTGAGACATGTGGAGCGGGTTTCACCCTGCAACACAACCTGAAGAGACACATCCGCATTCACACAGGTGAGAAACCGTTCACATGTAAAGTCTGCGGGAAGAGTTTCATTCAGGACAACAAGCTGAAAGCTCACATGCTTCTTCACGGTGCCTCAAAGTCGTTTATGTGTGATCTTTGCGGAAAGACGTTTCTTTACAACTGCCAGCTGCAGAAACACCAGAAAGTAACTCACGATGAGAGACAAGGGCAGATCGTCAGACGAAGAACTCCAGATCGAGCTCACCGCAGAGTCATCTGTCGGCAGGACAGAACCACGATAGACGTGACGCCGTTTAGCTGCAAGACCTGCCGCAAGGGCTTTGACACCGCGAGTTCCCTGAAGAGACACGAGCTCATTCACACGGGTCCGATGCAATACAACTGCGACAAATGCGGGAAGTCTTTCTTCTACAAAGCGACGTACGACTACCACCAAAGGATTCACTCTGGAGAACGACCGTTTGGTTGTGACGTGTGCGGGAAGAGGTTCATCATCCTTCAGGCTCTCAAGTCCCACAAACTGCAGCActctggagagaaaccgtacaaaTGTGAGCAGTGCGGAAAGGCCTTCAGGATCTACACAAACTACCGCAGACACCTACGGGTCCACACGGGGGAGAAGCCGTACGAGTGTGAGGTTTGTGGAGTGAGGTTCAGGCAGCTTGGACACGTCAAGTTTCACATGCAAGTTCACACGGGAGAGAAGCCGTACTACTGCAGCAGCTGTGGACTCGGATTCTCAGACTCAAGGCTGCTCAAGAGACACAACTGTGCtgagaaatgtcagaaaatgtaa
- the LOC131970086 gene encoding zinc finger protein ZFP2-like isoform X1, producing MSENVVFSSATKSIIETVIKAAIDEPNVKRETDFDSFVEMLVREAMRKIHAIFSQLSSVLQNENKSLKAEVERLESELNTTTEDFQNARTWRENVLNGCPVLFEQSGLLCTLKPFGKLKRNTDELTEAETETAAAAAGMESVFISGSDDGEATKDVLSPANRQDAAAVCTQTNTAESKNAEGQVRARGKVFVCDVCNKSFNRQFHLKKHMNSHKEQRPFSCDQCPRKFRNMETFEYHLLRHEEMKYDTFKCQTCERTFKTNMQLKTHQLVHTDVRPFICSTCGKAFKTKRNLHAHQVVHTVEKPHKCSVCGEGFRYAFTLQCHQSVHTGEHPYKCTVCGKAFVKKRSLRTHQSVHRGKTFTCETCGAGFTLQHNLKRHIRIHTGEKPFTCKVCGKSFIQDNKLKAHMLLHGASKSFMCDLCGKTFLYNCQLQKHQKVTHDERQGQIVRRRTPDRAHRRVICRQDRTTIDVTPFSCKTCRKGFDTASSLKRHELIHTGPMQYNCDKCGKSFFYKATYDYHQRIHSGERPFGCDVCGKRFIILQALKSHKLQHSGEKPYKCEQCGKAFRIYTNYRRHLRVHTGEKPYECEVCGVRFRQLGHVKFHMQVHTGEKPYYCSSCGLGFSDSRLLKRHNCAEKCQKM from the exons atgtctgaaaatgtcGTCTTTAGTTCCGCGACAAAGTCCATCATAGAGACCGTCATTAAAGCCGCAATTGATGAGCCAAATGTGAAACGGGAG ACAGATTTTGACAGTTTTGTGGAAATGTTGGTACGGGAGGCAATGAGAAAGATCCATGCCATTTTCTCCCAACTGTCCTCTGTGCTGCAAAACGAAAACAAGAGTCTGAAGGCCGAAGTGGAGCGGCTGGAGAGCGAGCTGAACACGACGACTGAAGACTTTCAGAACGCCAGAACATGGAGAGAAAATGTCCTGAACGGCTGTCCGGTCCTGTTTGAGCAGAGCGGCTTGCTCTGTACGTTGAAGCCTTTTGGGAAGTTGAAAAGAAACACAGATGAACTAACAgaggcagaaacagaaacagctgctgctgctgctgggatgGAGAGTG ttttcatttctgGTTCAGATGATGGAGAGGCAACGAAGGACGTGTTATCACCAGCTAACAGACAAG ACGCTGCAGCAGTTTGTAcccaaacaaacacagcagaaTCCAAAAATGCTGAGGGCCAAGTCAGAGCGAGAGGGAAAGTCTTTGTGTGTGACGTCTGCAACAAGAGCTTCAACCGACAGTTTCATCTAAAGAAGCACATGAACTCTCACAAAGAACAGAGGCCGTTCTCCTGCGACCAGTGCCCCAGAAAATTCAGGAATATGGAAACTTTTGAGTATCACCTTCTGCGGCACGAGGAGATGAAGTACGATACGTTCAAGTGTCAGACCTGTGAGAGGACGTTTAAAACAAATATGCAGCTGAAGACGCACCAGCTGGTTCACACAGACGTCAGGCCGTTTATCTGCTCCACTTGTGGGAAAGCCTTCAAAACCAAACGCAACCTGCACGCTCACCAGGTCGTTCACACAGTGGAAAAGCCACACAAATGCAGCGTGTGCGGGGAAGGTTTCAGGTACGCCTTCACGCTGCAGTGCCATCAAAGCGTTCATACCGGCGAACATCCTTACAAATGCACCGTGTGTGGCAAAGCTTTCGTAAAGAAGAGGTCGCTGAGGACGCACCAGTCGGTCCACAGAGGGAAAACGTTCACATGTGAGACATGTGGAGCGGGTTTCACCCTGCAACACAACCTGAAGAGACACATCCGCATTCACACAGGTGAGAAACCGTTCACATGTAAAGTCTGCGGGAAGAGTTTCATTCAGGACAACAAGCTGAAAGCTCACATGCTTCTTCACGGTGCCTCAAAGTCGTTTATGTGTGATCTTTGCGGAAAGACGTTTCTTTACAACTGCCAGCTGCAGAAACACCAGAAAGTAACTCACGATGAGAGACAAGGGCAGATCGTCAGACGAAGAACTCCAGATCGAGCTCACCGCAGAGTCATCTGTCGGCAGGACAGAACCACGATAGACGTGACGCCGTTTAGCTGCAAGACCTGCCGCAAGGGCTTTGACACCGCGAGTTCCCTGAAGAGACACGAGCTCATTCACACGGGTCCGATGCAATACAACTGCGACAAATGCGGGAAGTCTTTCTTCTACAAAGCGACGTACGACTACCACCAAAGGATTCACTCTGGAGAACGACCGTTTGGTTGTGACGTGTGCGGGAAGAGGTTCATCATCCTTCAGGCTCTCAAGTCCCACAAACTGCAGCActctggagagaaaccgtacaaaTGTGAGCAGTGCGGAAAGGCCTTCAGGATCTACACAAACTACCGCAGACACCTACGGGTCCACACGGGGGAGAAGCCGTACGAGTGTGAGGTTTGTGGAGTGAGGTTCAGGCAGCTTGGACACGTCAAGTTTCACATGCAAGTTCACACGGGAGAGAAGCCGTACTACTGCAGCAGCTGTGGACTCGGATTCTCAGACTCAAGGCTGCTCAAGAGACACAACTGTGCtgagaaatgtcagaaaatgtaa